One Primulina eburnea isolate SZY01 chromosome 4, ASM2296580v1, whole genome shotgun sequence genomic window, ACACTATATATAAagaatttttaatattaatcattaaaATCATCCACCACTTTTTAAATCATGCAGCGAAAAAATTAAGTGTTCCCTTCTGATTCTGCTACTTGGAGTTGGCGTTGCATCAGTAACAGATCTTCAACTCAACTTTGTCGGGACAATTCTATCGCTTCTCGCCATCGTAACAACTTGTGTTGGCCAAATTGTGAGCCTCATTTTCTTGGTTCTCTTTGACTTAATTCTTCATCTATTTTTTTTGGGTATTTATTAATCCTTAGTTTTTGTTCTCAGCTCACAAACACAATACAAAAGAGGCTGAATGTTTCGTCCACACAGTTGTTGTACCAATCAGCACCATTTCAGGCAGCTATTCTGTTCGTGTCTGGCCCTTTTCTGGATCAGTTCCTAACAAAAAAGAATGTCTTTGCCTACAAGTATTCTACCGTCGTATTGGTAAGTTTATCTTCATTTTCTACAAATACCAGGGTAAATTATGATTCGAATATCGGTTATACTAGAGAGTTGTCTCAAGATCTATCGCGTTCTTATGAAATTCATGGTACtttagattgattttgatatgtatacACCCACAAAAATTAACATGCATGATATAAATTTTAGGGATTCATTATACTTTCATGCTTGATTGCTGTATTTGTGAACTTGAGCACATTCTTAGTGATTGGGAAGACATCACCGGTGACGTATCAAGTTCTTGGCCATCTCAAAACATGCCTTGTTCTTGCACTTGGTTACACACTCTTGCATGATCCCTTTACTTCAAGAAACATTTTTGGGATTCTTATTGCCATTGTTGGGATGGGCATGTACTCTTACTTTTGCACCGCTGAGGCCAAAAGGAAACAACTGGGAGACCTCTCTTCTTTATCTCAGGTCAGCGATCGTATCTGAGATTTTTTAGGTTTGAGTTGAACCTTTTAACTTTGGGCTGCTCAAACAAAAGgttgcatttaattttaaaaaattagagtTCTGTAAACCTAAATTTGAGGAATATAATATACTAGTTCTTGTAACACTATCAAATAATAAGGCTTAAAATATTGTAAAGATAACTTGAATAGTTCCCGTCTTATCATTTTGGAggtaaatatattaattaagttTGCATAATCAAGATCATATTCAACCCTTTGTTTAATTTGTAAAAACTGATAATATAGCAAATCCATTCAATTTTTATTGGGATATAACTAATCGGAGATAAGTTTTTATCAGCCTAAACTTAGAGAAGCCTTTTTTTTCCTGGGATCTATGCTGATATTGATTCATGCTTCAATTGAATCAAATATCATGTTAATTGGCTAAATATTAAACTCTCACCCCCCGCCCCGAGTTGATTGGTTTCTCGCTCGTATAACCAAAATTATTTGctttaattttgttttaaaatttaattccaGATGAAAGAACGAGATACAACTCCCTTACTTGCAAGTCATCATCAGGATAAAGAATCCAAGGACTCTGTTGTTTAAGCTACATATATGTCTGTGCTTTCTTCAATATTGGTAGAAGTTTTGCCACAAAATTCTTTGGCATTGGAGAACTTTAATGCAacttaattttcttgattgattCTTTTAAATGATGCAACTCTTTTTTAACATTTATTTAACTAGTCATTTTTCACTCACATGTATTCCATTTTTAGCATTTCATTGCTTGGAAGGGTGGTTTATTAGAGGTGATTTATTGACTTGTTTATTTGAACAAGATTTTAATATGTAGTCTTTTCATAatcttttgttttattttgatttttataagATATTTCAAGGTTCATGCATCTAATATAGTATGGCCCAACAAGGATAGATCATCAAATTGTCGCTTAGTTTTAGGATTTTTTTTATAGAGATTTCTCCTTTCCTCTTTAATATATCCTTAAAACTTCatgaatattaaaaattttataatttcttgtttatttttttttttaattttagaaACATGTTTTTAAACTTAATCGATTTGTTACATCATGAAGGTGTATCTTCAATGAATGCgacaaatattattatttattttaagtttgGTTAGTCTACtaaaaaaaagtattttt contains:
- the LOC140829816 gene encoding UDP-xylose transporter 1-like, which translates into the protein MGEISGFQLGVIGALFLSVASSVSIVICNKALMSHLGFPFATTLTSWHLMVTFFSLHAALRFNLFENKPIDMKTVTLFGLLNGVSIGFLNLSLGFNSIGFYQMTKLAIIPFTVLLETLFLKKQFSEKIKCSLLILLLGVGVASVTDLQLNFVGTILSLLAIVTTCVGQILTNTIQKRLNVSSTQLLYQSAPFQAAILFVSGPFLDQFLTKKNVFAYKYSTVVLGFIILSCLIAVFVNLSTFLVIGKTSPVTYQVLGHLKTCLVLALGYTLLHDPFTSRNIFGILIAIVGMGMYSYFCTAEAKRKQLGDLSSLSQMKERDTTPLLASHHQDKESKDSVV